Proteins encoded within one genomic window of Amycolatopsis nigrescens CSC17Ta-90:
- a CDS encoding ATP-binding cassette domain-containing protein — translation MSEPILELRHLNKSFGPVHVLHDVDFAVRAGEVTALVGDNGAGKSTLVKCIAGIHTADDGEVAFAGKQVHIRGPRDAADLGIEVVYQDLALADNLDIVQNMFLGRERGSQWLLDEAGMEQAARETLASLSVRTVKSVRTPVSALSGGQRQTVAIAKSVLWDSKVVLLDEPTAALGVAQTRQVLDLVRRLAEQGLGVVLISHNMADVFEVADRIAVLYLGRLVAEVPTKQVTHGQVVELITAGRSGELGLARPEAVVL, via the coding sequence ATGAGCGAACCCATTCTTGAACTGCGCCACCTGAACAAGAGCTTCGGACCGGTCCACGTCCTGCACGACGTGGACTTCGCCGTGCGGGCGGGCGAAGTCACCGCACTGGTCGGCGACAACGGCGCCGGAAAGTCCACTTTGGTCAAATGCATCGCCGGCATCCACACCGCCGACGACGGTGAAGTCGCCTTCGCCGGCAAGCAGGTGCACATCCGCGGCCCGCGCGACGCCGCGGATCTCGGCATCGAGGTGGTGTACCAGGATCTGGCGCTGGCCGACAACCTGGACATCGTGCAGAACATGTTCCTCGGCCGGGAACGCGGCAGCCAGTGGCTGCTCGACGAGGCCGGCATGGAACAGGCCGCCAGGGAGACGCTCGCGTCCCTTTCCGTGCGCACGGTGAAATCCGTGCGCACACCCGTTTCCGCGCTGTCCGGCGGGCAGCGCCAGACCGTCGCGATCGCCAAGTCGGTGCTGTGGGACAGCAAGGTCGTGCTGCTCGACGAGCCGACCGCCGCGCTCGGCGTGGCGCAGACCAGGCAGGTGCTCGACCTGGTGCGGCGGCTGGCCGAGCAGGGCCTCGGGGTGGTGCTGATCAGCCACAACATGGCCGACGTGTTCGAGGTCGCGGACCGGATCGCGGTGCTCTACCTCGGCCGCCTGGTTGCCGAAGTGCCCACCAAGCAGGTCACGCACGGGCAGGTGGTCGAGCTGATCACGGCCGGCCGCTCCGGCGAGCTCGGCCTGGCCCGTCCCGAAGCCGTCGTCCTATGA